In Nymphaea colorata isolate Beijing-Zhang1983 chromosome 3, ASM883128v2, whole genome shotgun sequence, a genomic segment contains:
- the LOC116249904 gene encoding endo-1,4-beta-xylanase 1-like has protein sequence MGLIHSTKTQRGAPVSLGFYLYRMTNNNIILNHDFSGGLQFWRPNCCHGYVISKAPGCAEGVVSESGTSYAVASNRTQPWQGLEQDITSRISPHSSYTFFASVRVRGCHESRVQATLRLEQVGSSPTFAYIGSTIASNKRWVNLEGKFSLTSVPTRVIVYLEGPDPGVDLLVDQVYVCHSSGPTRGEFEEEVKAVTDDEAENIILNPRFEDGLNTWSGKGCKIVLHRSMGDGKVLPMTGKVFASATDRKQNWNGIQQDITGRVQSKLAYEVTAIVRIFGNSPSADVRATLWVQNTNQQEQYIGIANVQATDKDWTQLRGKFLLNEAASRVIVYLEGPSEGTDILVNSLVVKRAMKPSPSLPPVIEIQGEACFRCNLISGGQPGCF, from the exons atgggtttgattCACTCGACTAAAACACAGAGAGGAGCTCCTGTATCCTTAGGATTTTATTTGTATCGAATGACAAATAACAATATCATCCTCAACCATGACTTCTCCGGAGGCTTGCAATTCTGGCGCCCAAATTGCTGCCATGGGTATGTGATATCAAAAGCACCTGGTTGCGCTGAAGGAGTGGTTTCTGAATCAGGGACAAGCTATGCCGTTGCCTCGAATAGAACCCAGCCTTGGCAAGGTCTAGAGCAGGACATCACTTCGAGGATTTCCCCGCATTCTAGCTACACCTTCTTTGCTTCAGTTCGAGTACGTGGGTGCCATGAGTCTCGCGTCCAAGCTACGCTCAGGTTGGAGCAGGTGGGCTCCTCGCCCACTTTTGCTTACATTGGAAG CACCATAGCGTCAAACAAGAGGTGGGTTAATCTGGAAGGGAAGTTTTCTTTGACGAGTGTTCCAACGCGTGTGATTGTTTATCTGGAAGGTCCTGATCCCGGCGTTGATTTGCTTGTCGATCAGGTTTACGTTTGTCATTCTTCTGGCCCTACCCGCGGCGAATTTGAG GAAGAGGTTAAAGCTGTCACAGATGATGAGGCTGAGAACATCATACTAAATCCTCGGTTTGAAGATGGTCTTAATACTTGGAGTGGAAAAGGTTGCAAGATTGTTTTACATCGTTCCATGGGAGATGGTAAAGTTCTCCCAATGACTGGAAAGGTTTTTGCTTCGGCAACTGACCGCAAACAAAACTGGAACGGGATTCAACAGGACATAACTGGTCGGGTGCAGAGCAAGCTTGCCTATGAGGTCACTGCAATTGTTCGAATATTCGGAAATTCTCCCAGTGCAGACGTACGGGCAACATTATGGGTTCAAAACACAAACCAGCAAGAGCAATACATTGGCATTGCCAA TGTACAAGCAACAGATAAGGACTGGACTCAGTTGCGAGGAAAGtttcttttgaatgaagctGCTTCTAGAGTAATTGTATATTTGGAGGGACCATCAGAAGGCACTGATATACTTGTGAACAGTTTAGTTGTGAAGCGTGCAATGAAGCCATCACCTTCACTTCCACCTGTAATTGAG